One genomic segment of Virgibacillus doumboii includes these proteins:
- a CDS encoding YhcN/YlaJ family sporulation lipoprotein has protein sequence MLLRLGILSLLSFSLLIGCQQNDNEQSLPNEDRNNNNRIIQVEDSNPVKRKNPSNEEIADHLANVAGDVPNVMDATSVVAGPYAVVGINVDKDLDRSRVGTIKYSVLEALQHDPYGKTAVVVADGDVVERIRMMGNKISQGHPVQGVVDELSAIVGRYMPDFPINEDQPQQPDQNKELLPEKDEKKLDDIEEDQSNNKNNE, from the coding sequence ATGTTGTTACGTCTAGGGATACTGTCTTTACTAAGCTTTTCACTGTTAATTGGATGTCAGCAAAACGATAATGAACAATCCTTGCCAAATGAAGATCGAAACAATAATAACCGAATTATCCAGGTGGAAGATTCCAATCCTGTAAAAAGGAAAAATCCTTCAAATGAAGAAATTGCCGACCACCTGGCAAATGTTGCTGGTGATGTACCTAATGTAATGGATGCCACGTCCGTCGTAGCAGGTCCGTATGCAGTCGTCGGTATAAACGTGGACAAGGATTTGGATCGTTCTCGTGTTGGAACAATAAAGTATTCGGTTTTGGAAGCATTACAACATGATCCATATGGGAAAACAGCAGTAGTTGTCGCTGATGGAGATGTGGTTGAAAGAATTCGCATGATGGGAAACAAGATTAGCCAAGGTCATCCTGTACAAGGCGTAGTGGACGAGTTATCTGCTATTGTAGGCCGGTATATGCCTGATTTTCCAATCAACGAAGATCAGCCGCAGCAACCGGACCAAAATAAGGAACTGTTGCCGGAAAAAGACGAGAAAAAGTTGGATGACATTGAAGAAGATCAATCAAATAATAAAAATAATGAGTAA
- the coxB gene encoding cytochrome c oxidase subunit II yields the protein MKGWMGKFKALFLLGLVALILSACGKENLSALKPEGYGAQTAMDLIILSTVVMLFVLLIVVVIYVTVLLRYRRKKGQEDYIPKQVEGNKTLETVWTVIPIILLIIIAVPTVTATFDLADEKGASDGLNIQVTGNQYWWHFNYNGKEIQTSQDLYIPVDQKVYLNMKSSDVIHSLWVPSISGKMDVNPENENTMFIEAFEEGVYWGKCAELCGPSHSLMDFKVIAVSQEEFDQWVEDMQNVDPKAQPQDAIAQEGQALFQEKNCMGCHAIGSSPVQVGPNLTNFGSRSTLAGVEDMTKENMVQWITDPESIKPGNKMTGNYPEVSEEEAGKIAEYLMQLQPSEITPESAGN from the coding sequence ATGAAAGGCTGGATGGGAAAATTCAAGGCATTGTTTCTGTTAGGCTTAGTAGCGCTTATTCTTTCAGCGTGTGGTAAAGAGAATTTATCTGCCCTGAAGCCAGAAGGTTATGGTGCACAAACTGCAATGGATTTAATAATTCTTTCAACCGTTGTCATGTTGTTTGTCTTACTTATTGTAGTAGTTATTTATGTTACAGTTTTACTGCGTTATCGCAGGAAAAAAGGTCAAGAAGACTACATTCCAAAACAAGTTGAAGGCAATAAGACACTTGAGACAGTTTGGACAGTAATTCCAATAATCCTATTAATAATTATTGCTGTGCCTACTGTTACTGCCACATTTGATTTAGCAGATGAAAAAGGTGCAAGTGATGGCTTGAATATTCAGGTTACCGGTAACCAATACTGGTGGCATTTCAACTATAATGGAAAAGAAATTCAAACAAGCCAGGATTTATACATTCCGGTAGATCAGAAAGTATATTTAAACATGAAGTCTTCAGATGTAATCCACTCACTGTGGGTACCTTCTATTTCAGGGAAAATGGATGTTAACCCTGAGAACGAAAATACGATGTTTATTGAAGCATTTGAAGAAGGCGTATACTGGGGTAAATGTGCTGAGCTTTGTGGCCCTTCCCACTCACTAATGGACTTTAAAGTGATTGCAGTTAGCCAGGAAGAGTTTGATCAGTGGGTAGAGGACATGCAAAATGTTGATCCGAAAGCACAGCCACAGGATGCAATAGCACAGGAAGGTCAGGCATTATTCCAGGAGAAGAACTGTATGGGCTGTCACGCCATTGGTTCATCGCCGGTACAGGTTGGTCCAAACCTTACTAATTTTGGCAGCCGTTCTACACTTGCCGGTGTAGAAGATATGACAAAAGAGAACATGGTTCAGTGGATTACCGATCCTGAATCCATTAAGCCAGGAAATAAAATGACAGGTAATTATCCTGAAGTTTCAGAAGAAGAAGCTGGTAAGATTGCAGAGTACCTAATGCAATTACAACCTTCTGAAATCACACCTGAGAGTGCAGGTAATTAA
- the ftsW gene encoding putative lipid II flippase FtsW: MIKKLKDYDFSLMITPILLAAFGIVMVYSASMVTAVVDGKESTYYLVKQSQWFCLSLVGFAVTSVFPYKYYQKLIKVITLAVLALLVGVLIFGEEVNYAKSWYDFGFASLQPAEFAKLGLIIYLAAIYSKKQAYINEFKKGVVPPLILTAIILGLIMMQPDVGTAAIIFLIACSVIFSSGIRFKHLLILVIIGIALVAFAIPSMVTDERIARFTGAYQPFETPDTDGYQLIQSYLAIGGGGITGEGLGQSVQKLGYLGEAHTDFIMAVIAEELGFAGVVIVVGMLAIIVLRGFFISRKSSDSFGALLAIGISAMVGVQAFINLGAISGLLPITGVPLPFVSYGGSSLLVMMVAMGIMNNVAKSVKQKEQEPVPVNSSEVNEIDNRGGKKWVK, encoded by the coding sequence ATGATAAAGAAATTAAAGGATTATGATTTTTCGCTAATGATCACACCAATATTGCTGGCGGCGTTTGGGATAGTAATGGTTTACAGTGCCAGTATGGTAACAGCTGTTGTGGACGGCAAAGAAAGTACATATTATCTGGTTAAGCAATCCCAGTGGTTTTGCCTGTCACTTGTAGGATTTGCTGTGACGAGCGTTTTTCCATACAAGTATTACCAAAAGTTAATTAAAGTGATTACATTGGCTGTCCTGGCATTATTGGTTGGTGTTTTGATATTCGGAGAAGAAGTTAATTATGCCAAGTCATGGTATGATTTTGGTTTTGCCAGTCTGCAGCCGGCAGAGTTTGCTAAATTGGGACTGATTATTTATTTGGCTGCAATTTATTCAAAAAAACAAGCTTATATTAATGAATTTAAAAAAGGTGTAGTTCCTCCGTTAATTTTGACAGCTATCATTTTAGGCCTGATTATGATGCAGCCGGACGTCGGAACAGCAGCTATTATTTTTCTTATTGCCTGCTCAGTTATATTCAGTTCCGGAATACGGTTTAAGCATCTGCTTATTCTCGTTATAATTGGGATAGCGTTAGTTGCTTTTGCAATTCCAAGTATGGTAACCGATGAACGCATTGCAAGATTTACCGGTGCATACCAGCCTTTTGAAACACCGGATACAGATGGTTATCAATTAATCCAATCCTATTTGGCTATTGGCGGTGGAGGAATAACCGGTGAGGGGCTTGGTCAAAGTGTGCAAAAACTTGGTTACCTGGGGGAGGCCCATACTGACTTCATCATGGCAGTAATCGCTGAAGAACTGGGTTTTGCCGGTGTTGTCATAGTTGTTGGAATGCTCGCAATAATTGTATTACGAGGATTCTTTATATCCAGGAAGTCTTCCGACAGTTTTGGTGCATTACTTGCAATAGGGATATCAGCTATGGTTGGTGTCCAGGCTTTTATTAACCTTGGGGCAATTAGTGGTCTTCTTCCAATCACCGGGGTTCCACTGCCGTTTGTAAGTTATGGCGGGTCTTCACTTCTGGTTATGATGGTTGCAATGGGGATTATGAACAATGTTGCAAAATCAGTGAAACAGAAAGAACAGGAACCTGTACCTGTGAATTCAAGTGAAGTGAATGAGATAGATAATAGAGGAGGAAAAAAATGGGTGAAGTAA
- the ctaD gene encoding cytochrome c oxidase subunit I: MSIAATQKRGFGAVLWDYLTTVDHKKIAHLYLFGGGFFFLLGGLEAMVIRIQLIKPENDFVSAGLYNEVLTMHGTTMIFLAAMPLLLGLMNAAMPLQIGARDVAFPFLNSLGFWLFMFGGLILNCSWFLGGAPDAGWTGYAPLSTTSPGHGVDFYVIGLQISGAGTLIGGINFLVTIVNMRAPGMTYMRMPLFSWTTFITSILILFAFPALTIGLFLLMFDRMFGSAFFDVSLGGNAIIWQHLFWIFGHPEVYILILPAFGIFSDVFATFAKKRLFGYTAMVFATMLIAFLGFMVWAHHMFTVGLGPVANSIFAIATMAIAVPTGIKIFNWLATLWGGSLQINSAVLWALGFIPTFTIGGMTGVMVASVVADYQYHDTYFVVAHFHYVIVGGTVFGIFAGLHYWWPKMFGRILNEKLGKLTFWLFLIGFHLTFFIQHFLGLMGMPRRYWVFLEDQGLDTGNLISTIGAFFMAIAVIIFFYNIVFTAVKGERPGNDPWDGRTPEWATASPPAHYNFKQTPLIRGLDPLWIEKMEGKGELTPAEPLGDIHMPNGSILPFLMSFGLFIAGFGFIFQVDYDWAYIPLFGGMAMLLGCMLIRSLKDDHGYHITKEELEREAD; the protein is encoded by the coding sequence GTGAGTATTGCAGCTACTCAAAAGAGAGGCTTCGGCGCTGTGCTATGGGATTACTTAACCACTGTGGACCACAAGAAAATTGCACATTTGTATCTGTTCGGTGGTGGTTTCTTTTTCCTGCTCGGCGGTCTGGAAGCTATGGTTATACGTATTCAATTAATCAAACCTGAAAATGATTTTGTCAGCGCAGGTTTGTATAATGAAGTTCTGACAATGCATGGAACGACTATGATATTTCTTGCGGCCATGCCGTTATTGCTTGGATTAATGAACGCAGCCATGCCATTACAAATAGGAGCACGAGACGTTGCTTTTCCATTTTTAAATTCATTGGGATTTTGGCTGTTTATGTTCGGTGGACTTATTTTAAACTGCAGTTGGTTTCTGGGTGGTGCTCCTGATGCGGGCTGGACTGGATATGCCCCGTTGTCAACCACATCGCCCGGGCATGGAGTTGACTTCTATGTAATCGGGCTTCAGATATCAGGTGCAGGAACGCTTATTGGTGGTATTAACTTCCTGGTAACAATTGTTAATATGCGTGCACCAGGAATGACGTATATGCGTATGCCATTATTCTCATGGACAACATTTATTACAAGTATATTGATTTTATTTGCTTTTCCGGCATTAACAATCGGGTTATTCCTGCTTATGTTTGACCGGATGTTTGGATCAGCATTTTTCGATGTGTCGTTGGGTGGTAACGCGATTATCTGGCAGCATTTATTCTGGATTTTCGGTCACCCGGAAGTTTATATTTTGATACTTCCAGCGTTTGGTATATTTAGTGATGTATTCGCTACATTTGCTAAAAAGCGCTTATTTGGATACACAGCAATGGTTTTCGCAACCATGTTAATTGCTTTCTTAGGTTTCATGGTTTGGGCTCACCATATGTTTACAGTTGGTTTGGGACCTGTAGCTAACTCAATCTTTGCGATTGCAACAATGGCAATTGCGGTACCTACAGGGATAAAAATATTTAACTGGCTGGCAACTCTTTGGGGTGGAAGTTTACAAATAAATTCCGCCGTACTGTGGGCATTAGGCTTCATTCCGACATTCACCATTGGAGGTATGACGGGTGTAATGGTTGCATCTGTTGTTGCTGACTACCAATATCATGATACTTACTTCGTCGTAGCCCACTTTCACTACGTAATCGTTGGTGGTACGGTATTTGGTATTTTTGCAGGTCTGCATTACTGGTGGCCTAAGATGTTTGGGCGGATTCTTAATGAAAAACTTGGTAAATTAACTTTTTGGTTATTCCTGATTGGTTTTCATTTAACTTTCTTTATCCAGCATTTCCTTGGACTGATGGGGATGCCGCGTCGTTACTGGGTATTCCTGGAGGATCAGGGATTGGATACAGGTAACCTGATTAGTACAATTGGAGCATTCTTTATGGCAATCGCTGTTATAATTTTCTTCTATAATATTGTATTCACAGCGGTTAAAGGAGAACGCCCAGGCAATGACCCATGGGATGGACGTACACCAGAATGGGCAACAGCTTCACCGCCTGCTCACTATAACTTTAAGCAAACACCGCTTATTCGTGGGTTGGATCCGCTTTGGATTGAGAAGATGGAAGGTAAAGGCGAATTGACACCGGCAGAACCATTGGGTGACATTCATATGCCAAATGGATCAATCCTGCCATTCTTGATGTCTTTCGGTTTATTCATCGCAGGATTTGGTTTCATCTTCCAGGTTGATTATGATTGGGCATACATTCCATTATTCGGCGGTATGGCTATGTTACTTGGGTGTATGTTAATCAGATCACTGAAAGACGATCATGGCTACCACATAACGAAAGAAGAACTAGAAAGGGAGGCTGACTAA
- a CDS encoding COX15/CtaA family protein has product MIKTLKWLSVVSTIGMVFVLIGGALVTKTESGMGCGASWPLCHGQFLPSEINPELVIELSHRMISGIMGITVLALSILSWKYYGHIREVKFLAFLSSFFLILQALIGAAAVIWNQSDFVLATHFGISLISFAAIFLLMLLIFEIDTKFDAESLIIQKKHRIQIYALTIYTLIVVYTGALVRHANSSMVCGSWPFCSNDAPLALADYNFQQWIQMSHRLAAGILFIWTIVLFINIMTNYRRNRVMFWGWITTVSLIILQVLLGALIIFTMLNLWIALLHAFVISCYFAMLSYFILLSTRSARNEKR; this is encoded by the coding sequence ATGATTAAGACGCTAAAGTGGCTATCTGTAGTATCGACGATAGGCATGGTATTTGTATTAATTGGCGGAGCTCTTGTTACTAAGACTGAATCTGGTATGGGTTGTGGTGCAAGCTGGCCGTTATGCCACGGTCAATTTTTACCATCTGAAATCAATCCTGAACTCGTTATCGAACTTAGTCATCGTATGATATCAGGAATTATGGGTATTACGGTTTTAGCATTATCCATATTGTCCTGGAAATACTACGGGCACATCCGTGAAGTGAAATTCCTGGCATTTTTATCATCATTCTTCTTAATTCTGCAGGCACTGATCGGTGCGGCTGCAGTAATTTGGAATCAATCAGATTTTGTTTTGGCAACACATTTCGGTATTTCACTTATATCATTTGCAGCTATTTTTCTGCTTATGCTGTTAATATTTGAAATCGATACAAAATTTGATGCGGAATCATTAATTATTCAAAAGAAACACCGAATCCAAATATATGCCCTTACAATATATACTTTAATAGTTGTATACACCGGTGCATTGGTTCGGCACGCGAATTCAAGTATGGTATGTGGCAGTTGGCCATTCTGTTCTAATGATGCACCTCTTGCACTTGCTGATTATAATTTCCAGCAATGGATTCAGATGAGTCACAGACTCGCTGCTGGTATATTATTCATTTGGACGATTGTACTATTTATAAATATTATGACAAATTATCGAAGAAATCGTGTCATGTTCTGGGGCTGGATAACTACTGTTTCACTTATCATTCTTCAAGTGCTGTTGGGAGCTTTGATTATTTTTACAATGCTGAACCTTTGGATTGCGTTACTTCATGCATTCGTAATATCCTGCTACTTTGCAATGTTAAGCTACTTTATATTATTATCCACCAGAAGTGCCAGAAACGAAAAAAGATAA
- the cyoE gene encoding heme o synthase, translating into MNKVETTSSPLIGKSAAVKDTSLFADLKALIKVGIVNSNLITTFAGFWLALYFTNTAFAANWDVFLLTMAGTALVIAGGCIMNNWYDVDIDPVMSRTKKRPTVTGNISLNSVLVMGISSTALGLILLLFTTIEAAVIAFFGWFTYVVLYTMWSKRRYTLNTAIGSFSGAVPPLIGWAAINPELHLVAAVLFLIMFIWQTPHFLALAMKKSKEYATAGIPMLPVVHGFEITKRQIVVYIACLLPLPFFLAALGTTFMIIASLLNVGWLALGIGGFFMKDDLKWANMIFIYSLNYLTILFLLMVVVTLELPFS; encoded by the coding sequence ATGAACAAAGTGGAGACAACTTCTTCACCTCTAATAGGTAAATCAGCTGCAGTAAAAGATACATCTTTATTTGCAGACTTAAAAGCACTTATCAAAGTAGGAATTGTTAATTCCAATCTGATCACGACATTTGCCGGTTTTTGGCTGGCTTTATATTTCACCAATACTGCATTTGCTGCCAACTGGGATGTTTTTCTATTGACTATGGCAGGTACAGCACTAGTGATTGCTGGCGGATGTATCATGAATAATTGGTATGATGTCGATATTGATCCTGTTATGTCGAGAACAAAGAAACGACCGACAGTCACGGGGAATATTTCATTAAATAGTGTTCTTGTTATGGGTATTTCATCTACCGCATTGGGATTAATTCTTTTATTGTTTACGACAATAGAAGCGGCTGTAATTGCATTTTTCGGCTGGTTTACATACGTGGTACTGTATACAATGTGGTCAAAACGCAGATATACCCTGAACACAGCAATAGGCAGTTTTTCCGGAGCGGTACCGCCTTTAATTGGATGGGCGGCCATCAATCCTGAACTGCACTTGGTAGCGGCTGTATTGTTTCTTATCATGTTCATATGGCAAACCCCACATTTCCTTGCACTGGCAATGAAAAAATCCAAGGAATATGCAACTGCAGGAATTCCAATGTTACCTGTTGTACATGGCTTTGAAATAACAAAGCGGCAAATTGTTGTCTATATAGCATGCTTACTGCCATTACCATTTTTTCTTGCAGCTTTAGGAACAACATTTATGATTATCGCTTCTTTACTCAATGTTGGATGGCTGGCTTTGGGTATTGGCGGGTTTTTCATGAAGGATGATTTGAAATGGGCAAACATGATATTCATCTATTCCTTAAATTACTTAACCATCCTGTTTTTGCTGATGGTTGTCGTGACGCTTGAACTGCCCTTTAGTTAA
- the pyc gene encoding pyruvate carboxylase yields the protein MGEVNRINKVLVANRGEIAIRVFRACTELNIRTVAVYSKEDIGSYHRYKADEAYLIGEGKKPIDAYLDIEGIIELAKRVGVDAIHPGYGFLSENIEFAKRCEEEGIIFIGPTSEHLNMFGDKVKARTQAINAGLPVIPGTDGPVSSLKEVYEFGEKHGYPIIIKASLGGGGRGMRIVRNESSLEEAYDRAKSEARAAFGSDDVYVEKLIENPKHIEVQIIGDQHGNIVHLFERDCSVQRRHQKVVEAAPSVSLPEKLRFEICEAAVNLMKNVDYLNAGTVEFLVTDDSFYFIEVNPRVQVEHTITEMITGVDIVQTQLKIAEGQNIHKQSIGIPQQKDITTNGFAIQSRVTTEDPLNNFMPDTGKIMAYRTGGGFGVRLDAGNGFQGAVISPHYDSLLVKVSTWALTFEQAAQKMVRNLKEFRIRGIKTNIPFLENVILHSQFLSGQYTTTFIDQTPELFVFPKRKDRGTKMLTYIGHTTVNGFEGINKQRKPALAQPIIPKIDKSKDIPAGTKQILDEHGPDYLANWLKEQKKVMLTDTTFRDAHQSLLATRVRTKDLLQIAEPTARLLPQLFSVEMWGGATFDVAYRFLKENPWQRLLKLREKMPNVLFQMLLRASNAVGYKNYPDNLINEFVEKSATAGIDVFRIFDSLNWLDGMKPAIAAVRENNKIAEASMCYTGDILDAGRSKYDINYYTNLAKELEQSGAHILGIKDMAGLLKPEAAYQLISTLKETIDIPVHLHTHDTSGNGIYMYARAIDAGVDVVDVANGPMAGMTSQPSAQTLYHALEGKERQPKFNIDSYEKLSHYWEGIRVYYQDFESGMKAPHTEIYFHEMPGGQYSNLKQQAKAVGLENRWNEVKAMFRRVNDMFGDIIKVTPSSKVVGDMTLFMVQNNLTEDDIYERGESIDFPASVIEFAQGYIGQPYQGFPQELQRIILKGKEHITVRPGELLDPVDFKQLKETLFKTLDRQVTSFDMISYALYPKVFMDYHRFQETYGDMSVLDTLTFFYGMKLGEEIEVEIEQGKTLHVKLVSISEVASDGTRVIYFELNGQSREVVVKDESVQSQIATKPKVDKGNNKHIGATMPGTVVDVISEKGQKVNKGDHLLITEAMKMETTVQAPFTGVIKDIHVKSGEEIAVNDLLIEFE from the coding sequence ATGGGTGAAGTAAATCGTATAAACAAAGTATTAGTAGCAAATCGTGGCGAGATTGCCATACGTGTTTTCAGGGCGTGTACGGAATTGAATATCCGGACTGTTGCGGTATATTCCAAAGAAGATATTGGCTCATATCATCGTTATAAAGCAGATGAAGCTTATCTTATTGGTGAGGGTAAAAAGCCGATTGATGCATACCTTGATATAGAGGGGATTATTGAACTTGCCAAACGTGTCGGGGTTGATGCAATTCATCCAGGGTATGGTTTTCTTTCCGAGAATATCGAATTCGCAAAACGCTGTGAAGAAGAAGGAATCATTTTTATTGGCCCAACAAGCGAGCACTTAAATATGTTCGGTGATAAAGTTAAGGCGAGGACACAGGCGATAAATGCGGGACTTCCGGTAATCCCCGGAACTGATGGACCTGTTTCATCGCTGAAAGAAGTATATGAATTTGGAGAAAAACACGGTTATCCAATCATAATTAAAGCTTCTCTTGGCGGCGGCGGACGCGGTATGCGTATTGTTCGTAATGAGAGCAGTCTGGAGGAAGCGTATGACCGTGCAAAATCAGAGGCTCGTGCGGCATTTGGCAGTGATGATGTTTATGTTGAAAAGTTAATCGAAAATCCGAAGCATATCGAGGTTCAAATCATTGGTGACCAACATGGAAACATTGTTCATTTGTTTGAACGTGACTGTTCAGTTCAACGGCGACATCAAAAAGTTGTAGAGGCAGCACCAAGTGTTTCTTTACCAGAGAAGCTGCGGTTTGAGATATGTGAGGCCGCAGTTAACCTGATGAAAAACGTAGATTATCTTAACGCGGGAACAGTGGAATTTTTAGTGACAGATGATTCCTTTTATTTTATTGAGGTTAATCCGCGTGTACAGGTGGAACACACCATTACAGAAATGATAACAGGCGTTGATATTGTCCAGACACAGCTAAAGATTGCAGAAGGACAAAATATTCATAAACAATCAATTGGAATTCCACAGCAGAAAGACATTACAACAAATGGCTTTGCCATTCAATCGAGGGTAACTACAGAGGATCCATTAAATAATTTCATGCCTGATACTGGTAAAATAATGGCTTATCGTACAGGCGGGGGTTTTGGTGTACGACTGGATGCGGGTAACGGATTCCAGGGTGCAGTCATTTCACCGCATTATGATTCACTCCTGGTTAAGGTCTCGACATGGGCTCTGACTTTTGAGCAAGCTGCACAAAAAATGGTCAGAAATTTAAAAGAATTCCGGATACGCGGTATCAAAACGAATATTCCATTTCTGGAAAATGTTATATTGCATAGTCAATTTTTATCTGGTCAGTACACTACGACATTTATTGATCAAACGCCGGAGCTTTTTGTGTTCCCGAAACGGAAAGACCGTGGAACAAAAATGCTTACTTATATAGGTCATACAACAGTAAATGGTTTTGAAGGTATCAATAAACAGAGAAAACCAGCCCTGGCGCAACCGATTATACCTAAAATCGACAAGTCAAAGGATATACCAGCCGGTACAAAACAGATTCTGGATGAGCATGGTCCGGATTACCTGGCAAACTGGTTAAAAGAACAGAAAAAAGTGATGCTGACCGATACTACTTTTCGTGATGCACACCAATCATTACTGGCAACGCGAGTCAGAACAAAAGATTTACTGCAGATTGCTGAACCGACTGCCCGCCTTCTGCCACAGCTCTTTTCTGTTGAAATGTGGGGGGGAGCGACATTTGATGTAGCATATCGCTTTCTGAAGGAAAATCCGTGGCAGCGGTTATTAAAGCTGCGTGAGAAAATGCCCAATGTATTATTTCAGATGCTATTGCGTGCGAGTAACGCGGTTGGCTACAAAAACTATCCGGACAACCTCATTAATGAGTTTGTTGAGAAAAGCGCGACTGCCGGTATTGATGTATTCCGGATTTTTGACAGTCTGAATTGGCTCGATGGGATGAAACCAGCAATCGCGGCAGTCCGGGAAAATAATAAAATAGCTGAAGCATCGATGTGTTATACAGGGGATATTCTAGATGCCGGACGATCGAAATATGACATTAATTACTATACAAATCTTGCAAAGGAGTTGGAGCAGTCAGGAGCACATATTCTGGGTATTAAAGATATGGCAGGACTGTTAAAGCCTGAAGCTGCTTATCAATTGATTTCAACCCTGAAAGAAACGATTGATATTCCTGTTCATTTGCATACACATGACACAAGCGGAAATGGTATTTATATGTATGCCAGAGCTATTGATGCTGGAGTGGATGTCGTCGATGTTGCTAACGGTCCAATGGCGGGAATGACATCACAGCCAAGTGCTCAAACATTGTATCATGCATTGGAAGGGAAGGAACGTCAGCCGAAGTTTAATATTGATTCATATGAAAAGCTATCCCATTATTGGGAAGGAATCAGAGTTTATTATCAGGATTTTGAAAGTGGCATGAAAGCTCCACATACAGAAATTTATTTTCATGAGATGCCTGGCGGACAATACAGTAATTTAAAACAACAGGCGAAAGCGGTCGGATTGGAAAATCGCTGGAATGAAGTCAAAGCAATGTTCAGACGAGTGAATGATATGTTTGGTGATATTATCAAGGTGACACCTTCCTCAAAAGTGGTAGGGGATATGACGCTGTTTATGGTCCAGAATAATTTGACTGAGGACGATATCTATGAACGGGGCGAGTCGATTGATTTTCCTGCGTCTGTAATCGAATTTGCTCAAGGATATATCGGTCAGCCATATCAAGGGTTTCCACAGGAGCTTCAGCGAATTATTTTAAAGGGAAAAGAACATATTACTGTACGCCCGGGTGAACTGTTGGATCCCGTTGATTTCAAACAATTAAAGGAAACGCTGTTTAAAACACTTGATCGACAGGTAACGAGCTTTGATATGATTTCATATGCGCTTTATCCAAAAGTATTTATGGATTATCACAGGTTCCAGGAAACATATGGCGATATGTCTGTGCTGGATACGTTAACATTTTTCTATGGAATGAAGCTTGGAGAAGAGATTGAAGTGGAAATTGAACAGGGAAAAACATTGCATGTAAAACTTGTATCAATTTCTGAAGTAGCTTCTGACGGGACGCGTGTCATTTACTTTGAACTCAATGGTCAATCAAGAGAAGTTGTTGTCAAAGATGAAAGTGTCCAATCACAAATTGCGACAAAACCAAAAGTTGATAAAGGCAACAATAAACATATTGGTGCAACAATGCCCGGGACTGTAGTTGATGTTATTAGTGAAAAAGGTCAAAAAGTAAATAAAGGGGATCACTTATTAATTACTGAAGCAATGAAGATGGAAACTACCGTGCAGGCTCCATTTACCGGTGTTATTAAGGACATACATGTGAAAAGTGGAGAAGAGATTGCGGTCAATGATTTGTTAATTGAATTTGAATAA
- a CDS encoding YlaI family protein has product MQVKCVLCDTVENIEDDSLQAKRLRNRKIHMFLCQECYDRIYNKTQKRHATGNFRLYEQKKKKKDLI; this is encoded by the coding sequence ATGCAAGTCAAATGTGTACTTTGTGATACTGTTGAAAATATTGAAGATGATTCATTACAAGCTAAAAGATTGAGAAATCGTAAAATCCATATGTTTTTATGTCAGGAATGCTACGATCGAATATACAATAAAACACAGAAAAGACATGCAACAGGAAACTTTCGCTTGTATGAACAAAAGAAGAAAAAGAAAGATTTAATATAA
- a CDS encoding YlaN family protein, whose product MPEVTETHREKAYALLKADADKILRLIEVQIENLTMPQCPLYEEVLDTQMFGLSREIDFAVRLNLISENEGKALLENLERQLNILHEAAQNSV is encoded by the coding sequence ATTCCTGAGGTGACTGAAACTCATCGTGAAAAAGCCTATGCCCTTCTAAAGGCTGATGCTGATAAGATATTAAGGCTAATAGAAGTTCAGATTGAGAATTTAACAATGCCGCAATGTCCTCTTTATGAAGAGGTTCTGGATACACAAATGTTTGGTCTTTCAAGGGAGATCGATTTTGCTGTGCGTTTGAACCTGATCAGCGAAAATGAAGGTAAAGCACTTCTCGAGAATTTGGAAAGGCAGTTAAATATATTACATGAAGCAGCACAGAATTCAGTGTAA